In Sulfuracidifex metallicus DSM 6482 = JCM 9184, a single window of DNA contains:
- a CDS encoding class III extradiol ring-cleavage dioxygenase — protein MVGFFTSHGSPTILTEDSPWKEFWRRMGEKFSDVDSVVVISPHFFTYSRFYVEVQDILESIHDFYGFPDELYKFKYSAKNDVELANKIYKEALRDGLPVIEDTSWGLDHGAWIPLMYMFPKGKPTVSLSISGASLEDHIRLGKAIARATDRNILVMGTGSPTHRLDLFQLSSKKETFLDPLLSDAVSKGVEEVLSLFKGKEWKKSMPEGDLKPLFVVMGYSRRPGRELLHDIPWPGISMIAYIFT, from the coding sequence ATGGTAGGCTTCTTTACTTCTCACGGTTCTCCTACAATACTTACTGAGGATTCCCCTTGGAAGGAGTTCTGGAGGAGAATGGGAGAAAAGTTTTCAGATGTAGATTCGGTAGTGGTGATTAGCCCTCATTTCTTTACTTATTCACGTTTCTACGTGGAGGTACAAGATATCCTAGAGTCGATACATGACTTTTATGGGTTTCCAGACGAACTTTACAAGTTCAAGTATTCTGCTAAAAATGATGTGGAGTTAGCCAACAAGATATACAAGGAAGCTTTAAGAGACGGCTTACCAGTGATTGAAGACACCTCATGGGGGCTAGATCATGGAGCGTGGATACCTCTTATGTACATGTTCCCCAAAGGTAAACCCACTGTATCACTTTCAATTTCCGGTGCTTCATTGGAGGATCATATAAGGCTAGGGAAGGCAATTGCTAGAGCAACTGATAGAAACATCCTTGTCATGGGTACTGGTTCTCCAACGCATAGGTTAGACTTGTTCCAGCTATCCTCCAAGAAGGAAACTTTCCTTGACCCTCTACTTAGCGATGCCGTATCCAAAGGTGTGGAAGAAGTATTATCCCTTTTTAAGGGTAAAGAATGGAAGAAATCAATGCCTGAAGGAGATCTGAAACCTCTTTTTGTAGTTATGGGATATTCACGCAGACCAGGAAGAGAACTCTTGCATGATATTCCATGGCCTGGTATAAGCATGATAGCTTACATTTTTACTTGA